One window of Arthrobacter oryzae genomic DNA carries:
- a CDS encoding IS481 family transposase, protein MSHPNALLTPRGRLQLAQCVVDQCWSLRRAAERFQVSVPTAARWAQRYREHGPEAMNDRSSRPHSSPRRTATRTERRIIAVRVNRRWGPARIGYLLGIHPSTVHRVLSRYRLAKLAWLDRGTGRVIRRYEHEKPGDLVHVDIKKLGRIPDGGGHRALGRATGRRNKARTPSNRRPGYHYLHNAVDDYSRLAYTEILTDETKETAAAFWHRANAWFQAQGITVQRVLTDNGNCYRSRAFAQALGPDIKHKRTRPYRPQTNGKVERFNRTMLEEWAYARPYRSEAERVAAFPDWLHAYNHHRAHTALKGQTPASRVTNLSGQYN, encoded by the coding sequence ATGTCCCACCCTAACGCTCTTCTGACCCCTCGTGGCCGGCTGCAGCTCGCACAATGTGTCGTTGACCAATGCTGGAGTCTGCGCCGTGCCGCTGAACGCTTCCAGGTCTCAGTGCCAACGGCGGCTCGTTGGGCGCAGCGCTACCGCGAGCACGGCCCGGAGGCAATGAATGACCGTTCCAGCCGCCCGCATTCCTCGCCCCGGCGGACAGCAACGCGGACGGAGCGGCGGATCATCGCCGTGCGCGTGAACCGCCGGTGGGGGCCGGCAAGGATCGGTTATCTGCTGGGAATCCACCCCTCCACGGTGCACCGCGTCCTGTCCCGCTACCGGCTGGCGAAACTGGCCTGGCTTGATCGTGGCACCGGAAGAGTGATCCGCCGCTACGAACACGAGAAGCCCGGGGACCTGGTCCATGTCGATATCAAGAAACTTGGTCGGATCCCGGACGGCGGCGGACACCGCGCCCTCGGCAGGGCCACCGGACGCCGGAACAAGGCCCGGACTCCATCCAACCGCCGGCCCGGCTACCACTACCTCCACAATGCCGTCGATGACTATTCACGCCTTGCATACACCGAGATCCTCACCGACGAGACAAAGGAAACCGCAGCAGCCTTCTGGCACCGCGCCAACGCCTGGTTCCAAGCCCAAGGGATCACGGTCCAGCGCGTCCTGACCGACAACGGAAACTGCTATCGGTCCCGCGCCTTCGCCCAAGCCCTGGGCCCGGACATCAAGCACAAACGCACCCGCCCCTATCGCCCGCAAACCAACGGCAAGGTCGAACGGTTCAACCGCACGATGCTGGAGGAATGGGCCTACGCCCGCCCCTACCGCTCCGAGGCCGAGCGTGTTGCCGCCTTCCCCGACTGGCTCCATGCTTACAATCACCACCGAGCCCACACTGCCCTTAAGGGTCAGACACCGGCCAGCCGCGTCACTAACCTCTCAGGTCAATACAACTAG
- a CDS encoding bifunctional polysaccharide deacetylase/glycosyltransferase family 2 protein, whose amino-acid sequence MSARRPAKTAVPVSVRAHWFVLIAVLFALGIALAVQGYMHHLAGIGDDSVPASASAGSVPDAVSSGGPVVDARGGEVRTASPPDHTLALTFDDGPDPVWTPQILDVLRKHQVHATFFVVGSAAIDNPELVRRIIAEGHEIGVHTLTHTDLGTAPSWRRELEVQGAQEAITGITGQATSLLRPPYSSGNEAINDSTWSAMRTSSDEGYITVLSTVDSQDWRRPGVETIERNLALSGPQGQVLLMHDGGSDREQTVAALDSALSRFAGQGNRVTTVGDAIGIDSMRDASTAEQMTGTAFVRGIQLSDFVVTAISWGLVAAGIVTLVRAVLVVGFAARHSRAARRVQSVSRGRRRVDVPVRPEITEPVTVIVPAYNEAVGIEAAVRSIVASTHPVEIIVVDDGSTDGTAGIVEALGLPGVTVIRKENGGKPSALNAGLDAASHDLVVMVDGDTVFEPDTVHSLIQPFADPRVGAISGNTKVANRGGILGAWQHIEYVVGFNLDRRLFDVAECMPTVPGAIGAFRRDALLRVGGVSDDTLAEDTDLTMALCRDGWRVVYQDDARAWTEAPATLGALWRQRYRWCYGTLQAMWKHRGAVVQRGAAGKLGRRGLGYLLVLQVLLPLFAPIVDVFAVYGLIFLDPLRIAALWFVFLVVQLLMAGYAFRLDRERLGPLWTLPLQQFVYRQLMYLVVIQSVVTALAGVHLRWHRMERYGSLRVPPATERQA is encoded by the coding sequence GTGAGTGCACGTCGCCCGGCTAAAACCGCAGTTCCCGTCAGTGTAAGGGCCCACTGGTTCGTCCTCATCGCCGTCCTGTTTGCGCTGGGAATTGCCCTCGCAGTGCAGGGATACATGCACCACCTTGCCGGGATCGGCGACGACTCCGTGCCGGCGAGTGCGTCTGCGGGAAGCGTGCCGGATGCCGTCTCGAGCGGCGGCCCCGTAGTAGACGCCCGGGGCGGGGAAGTCCGCACCGCGAGTCCTCCGGACCATACGCTCGCGCTCACGTTCGACGACGGCCCGGACCCTGTCTGGACCCCTCAGATCCTCGATGTCCTCCGAAAGCATCAGGTTCACGCGACCTTCTTTGTGGTCGGCTCCGCGGCCATCGACAACCCCGAGCTCGTGCGCCGCATCATCGCCGAAGGCCACGAGATCGGCGTGCACACGCTCACCCACACTGATCTCGGCACTGCCCCGTCCTGGCGACGCGAACTCGAAGTCCAGGGTGCTCAGGAGGCGATCACCGGGATCACCGGACAAGCCACCTCGCTGCTGCGCCCACCGTACAGCTCCGGGAACGAAGCGATCAACGACAGCACCTGGTCCGCCATGCGAACGTCTTCGGACGAGGGGTACATCACGGTGTTGAGCACCGTCGACAGCCAGGACTGGCGGCGGCCGGGAGTTGAAACGATCGAGCGGAATCTCGCCCTGTCCGGTCCGCAGGGGCAGGTGCTCCTCATGCACGACGGCGGCAGCGACAGGGAGCAGACGGTCGCCGCGCTCGATTCCGCCTTGTCGCGGTTCGCCGGCCAGGGCAACCGTGTGACAACTGTCGGCGACGCAATCGGGATTGACAGCATGCGGGACGCTTCCACCGCGGAACAGATGACCGGAACCGCGTTCGTGCGGGGCATCCAGCTCAGCGATTTCGTCGTCACGGCTATCTCGTGGGGGCTGGTTGCGGCCGGCATCGTGACGCTAGTCCGTGCAGTCCTGGTAGTCGGCTTCGCGGCGCGCCACAGCCGGGCTGCGCGCCGTGTCCAGTCGGTGAGCCGCGGCCGGCGGCGCGTGGACGTGCCCGTGAGGCCGGAGATCACCGAGCCCGTCACCGTGATCGTCCCTGCCTACAACGAGGCCGTCGGCATTGAAGCCGCGGTCCGTTCCATCGTTGCCTCGACCCACCCCGTGGAGATCATCGTGGTCGACGACGGTTCAACCGACGGGACTGCAGGCATCGTTGAAGCGCTCGGCTTGCCCGGCGTCACAGTGATCCGCAAGGAGAACGGAGGGAAGCCGTCGGCCCTTAATGCCGGTCTTGACGCTGCCAGCCACGACCTTGTGGTGATGGTCGACGGCGACACCGTCTTCGAGCCGGATACGGTCCATTCACTGATCCAGCCGTTCGCCGACCCGCGGGTCGGGGCAATTTCGGGTAACACCAAGGTGGCCAACCGCGGCGGCATCCTCGGTGCCTGGCAGCACATCGAGTACGTCGTCGGCTTCAATCTGGACCGCCGATTGTTCGACGTCGCGGAGTGCATGCCTACCGTCCCCGGGGCCATTGGTGCTTTCCGCCGGGACGCCCTGCTGCGGGTCGGCGGAGTTAGCGACGACACGCTCGCCGAAGACACGGATCTCACCATGGCCCTGTGCCGCGACGGCTGGCGCGTCGTCTACCAGGACGACGCGCGGGCGTGGACCGAGGCCCCCGCCACCCTTGGCGCCTTGTGGCGCCAGCGGTACCGGTGGTGCTACGGCACGTTGCAGGCAATGTGGAAGCACCGCGGCGCGGTGGTGCAGCGGGGAGCCGCCGGCAAGCTCGGCCGGCGCGGACTTGGCTACCTCCTCGTTCTCCAGGTGCTGCTGCCCCTGTTTGCCCCTATCGTCGACGTGTTTGCGGTCTACGGGCTGATCTTCCTCGATCCACTCCGGATCGCGGCGCTCTGGTTCGTCTTCCTGGTGGTCCAATTACTCATGGCCGGCTACGCGTTCCGGCTCGACAGGGAACGGCTCGGGCCGCTCTGGACGCTTCCGCTTCAGCAGTTCGTCTACCGGCAGTTGATGTATCTCGTGGTCATCCAGTCCGTGGTCACGGCGTTGGCGGGTGTACACCTTCGCTGGCACCGCATGGAGAGGTATGGCAGCCTGCGGGTCCCGCCAGCTACTGAACGCCAGGCGTAG